A portion of the Magnetovibrio sp. genome contains these proteins:
- a CDS encoding CbiX/SirB N-terminal domain-containing protein, with amino-acid sequence MAKDDAPAVLDFSRAGLLIAAHGSPSTPGGRTSSRKHAETIRKLALFADVRAGFLTEKPFVKDVLDDMNTPEIFVVPNLACAGFITTNKLPMALSLTGPVTERITPNGHQRIFQTAPVGTDPAIAKTFAIRIRAAMADLAIDQDGDTAVVVVGHGSQRSRASFEHTTRIAGDLGRHGVSAPIYTSFLEETPFIKDWRALSDAQTVVFAPFLISDGYHGADEIPREIGFDVKSDDFISRLSAIQPNELTVNGRRLVYLPPLGDAPEMAELILTRVRAAQSEAA; translated from the coding sequence ATGGCTAAGGACGACGCGCCCGCCGTACTGGATTTCAGCCGCGCAGGTCTGTTGATCGCCGCTCACGGCTCGCCCAGCACCCCTGGTGGGCGCACGTCGTCGCGCAAGCACGCCGAGACCATTCGTAAATTGGCGTTGTTCGCCGATGTGCGGGCCGGATTTCTCACCGAAAAACCGTTCGTCAAGGACGTGCTCGACGATATGAACACCCCGGAAATCTTCGTGGTGCCCAATTTGGCCTGCGCCGGGTTCATCACCACCAACAAGCTGCCGATGGCGCTGAGCCTGACCGGCCCGGTGACCGAACGGATCACGCCCAATGGTCACCAGCGGATATTTCAGACCGCGCCGGTGGGAACCGATCCGGCCATCGCCAAGACCTTCGCCATCCGCATCCGCGCGGCGATGGCCGATTTGGCGATCGATCAAGACGGCGACACCGCCGTGGTGGTGGTCGGTCACGGTTCGCAGCGCAGCCGGGCGTCGTTCGAGCACACCACCCGTATTGCCGGAGATCTCGGCCGTCATGGCGTCAGCGCTCCGATTTACACCTCGTTTCTGGAAGAAACGCCGTTCATCAAGGATTGGCGCGCCTTGAGCGACGCCCAAACGGTCGTGTTCGCGCCGTTCCTGATTTCCGATGGCTATCATGGCGCAGACGAAATCCCCCGCGAGATCGGCTTCGACGTAAAGTCGGATGATTTCATCAGCCGCCTTAGCGCCATCCAGCCCAATGAGCTGACCGTCAACGGCCGACGGCTGGTGTATCTGCCGCCGCTGGGCGATGCCCCGGAAATGGCGGAATTGATCCTCACCCGCGTGCGTGCGGCGCAAAGCGAAGCGGCCTAA
- a CDS encoding NAD(P)-binding protein, whose amino-acid sequence MTAEQALNWRRYTDGESEWDDFQEKIFQAGWSHKCPTYVHRTPPCQGSCPSGHDIRGWLAIARGMDKSPVEGQAWQEYAFERMVEANPFPSVMGRVCPAPCEDGCNRNEVDDQIGINGVEQHVGDYAIEHNLTLPKPEKETGKKIAVIGGGPGGLAAAWQMRRKGHSVTVFEKQDKLGGMMAFGIPGYRVPRDILDAEIQRILDTGVEAKLGVTIGKDVTVEQLEADYDAIFWAVGAQKGRGLFLDSWEGTENCITGVAFLEAFNQGRLHYTTKKVVVVGGGDTSIDVASVARRLGHISTMAEKDRPEAVVLGHTAHDVASAAQREGVQSVLTSLFPLEGMTASEREREDATREGVEIKGGVMPVDIIKDANGRATALRMCECTMDGMTPVPVEGTEFDIECDLIVSAIGQMGDLANGLEALDNGRGFMDITPVYQVKGTEKHFAGGDIVRPHLLTTAIGHGAIAAESIDHMLAGHPDERRPKVDVHHFNLLNELHQRHKDPEPYSKEPVRGTSEAKFAVHNFEDRSSSQIIPHDELFLGHYTYDPVQKREEKHISADEVLGNFEERLVGFTAEQAQHEGERCMSCGMCFECDNCVIFCPQDAVFRVKRDDVTVGRYVDTDYTKCIGCHICRDVCPTGYIQMGLGE is encoded by the coding sequence ATGACTGCGGAACAGGCTTTGAATTGGCGACGTTACACCGACGGTGAATCCGAATGGGATGACTTCCAAGAAAAAATTTTCCAGGCGGGCTGGTCGCACAAGTGCCCGACCTACGTCCACCGCACCCCGCCGTGCCAAGGTTCGTGCCCGTCCGGCCACGACATCCGCGGCTGGCTGGCGATTGCCCGCGGCATGGACAAATCCCCGGTCGAAGGCCAGGCTTGGCAGGAATATGCGTTCGAACGCATGGTCGAAGCCAACCCGTTCCCGTCGGTCATGGGCCGCGTTTGCCCGGCACCGTGCGAAGACGGCTGCAACCGTAACGAAGTCGACGATCAGATCGGCATCAACGGCGTCGAACAGCACGTCGGCGATTATGCCATCGAACACAATCTGACCCTGCCCAAGCCGGAAAAAGAAACCGGCAAGAAAATCGCCGTCATCGGCGGTGGACCGGGCGGCTTGGCCGCTGCGTGGCAGATGCGCCGCAAGGGCCACAGCGTCACGGTTTTCGAAAAGCAGGACAAACTGGGCGGCATGATGGCGTTCGGTATCCCCGGCTATCGCGTCCCGCGCGACATCTTGGATGCTGAAATCCAGCGTATCCTGGACACCGGCGTGGAAGCCAAGTTGGGCGTGACCATCGGTAAAGACGTCACCGTCGAACAGCTCGAAGCCGACTACGACGCCATCTTCTGGGCCGTTGGCGCACAGAAGGGCCGAGGTCTGTTCCTCGACTCCTGGGAAGGCACCGAAAACTGCATCACCGGTGTTGCGTTCCTCGAAGCGTTCAACCAAGGTCGCTTGCACTACACCACCAAGAAAGTGGTCGTGGTCGGCGGTGGCGACACCTCGATCGACGTTGCATCCGTTGCCCGTCGTCTGGGTCACATCTCCACCATGGCGGAAAAAGATCGTCCGGAAGCCGTCGTTCTCGGCCACACCGCACACGACGTGGCGTCCGCTGCGCAGCGTGAAGGCGTGCAGTCAGTTCTGACGTCGCTGTTCCCGCTCGAAGGCATGACCGCATCCGAGCGCGAACGTGAAGACGCCACCCGCGAAGGCGTGGAAATCAAAGGCGGCGTGATGCCGGTCGACATCATCAAAGATGCCAACGGCCGCGCCACCGCTCTGCGCATGTGCGAATGCACCATGGACGGCATGACCCCGGTTCCCGTCGAAGGCACCGAATTCGACATCGAATGCGACCTGATCGTGTCCGCCATCGGTCAGATGGGCGACTTGGCCAACGGCCTGGAAGCTCTCGACAACGGCCGTGGCTTCATGGACATCACCCCGGTCTACCAAGTCAAAGGCACCGAAAAGCACTTCGCCGGCGGCGACATCGTCCGCCCGCACCTGCTGACCACCGCCATCGGCCACGGCGCGATCGCTGCCGAAAGCATCGACCACATGCTCGCCGGTCACCCCGACGAGCGTCGTCCGAAGGTCGACGTGCACCACTTCAACCTGTTGAACGAACTGCACCAGCGCCACAAGGACCCCGAGCCGTATTCCAAAGAACCGGTTCGCGGCACCTCGGAAGCCAAATTCGCCGTGCACAACTTCGAAGACCGTTCTTCTTCGCAGATCATCCCGCACGACGAGCTGTTCTTGGGTCACTACACCTACGATCCGGTGCAAAAGCGCGAAGAAAAGCACATCAGCGCGGATGAGGTTCTCGGCAACTTCGAAGAACGTCTGGTTGGCTTCACCGCCGAACAGGCGCAACACGAAGGCGAACGCTGCATGAGCTGCGGCATGTGCTTCGAGTGCGACAACTGCGTGATCTTCTGCCCGCAAGACGCCGTGTTCCGCGTCAAGCGCGACGATGTCACCGTCGGCCGTTACGTCGACACCGACTACACGAAGTGCATCGGCTGCCACATCTGCCGCGATGTGTGCCCGACCGGCTACATCCAGATGGGTCTTGGTGAGTAA
- the nrfD gene encoding NrfD/PsrC family molybdoenzyme membrane anchor subunit, with translation MAADTTVYKEIEGKGGDYYSLIGWLGAMIAVGLYAVYNMEHHGHVITGMNNAIVWGTPHVFAVFLIVAASGALNVASISSVFGKYHYKPLARLSAVSSLALLAGGLMVLVLDLGRPDRLIVAMTHYNFKSIFAWNIILYNGFFVIVAAYLWMMMERRMVPHSKKAGLFAFVWRLILTTGTGSIFGFLVARPGYDAAIMAPLFIALSFAFGLAFFIILVSVAYKSSGRPLGDLILFKMRNLLGVFVAAAFYFTVVQHLTNLYAAEHGGVESFILMDGGIYTFLFWVVQIGLGTVFPLALLFNPATGRTCQGIVIASILVIIGGLAQMYIIIIGGQAFPLQLFPGMEVSSSFFDGAIHPYTPSHWEVMLGLSGFAVTVLIIAVAVKYLPLLPTSLSDAKVDPHHASDDA, from the coding sequence ATGGCTGCTGATACGACCGTTTACAAAGAAATCGAAGGCAAGGGCGGGGATTATTATTCCCTGATCGGTTGGCTGGGCGCGATGATCGCTGTCGGGCTCTACGCTGTCTATAATATGGAACACCATGGCCATGTCATCACTGGCATGAACAACGCCATCGTGTGGGGCACCCCGCATGTGTTCGCCGTGTTCTTGATCGTAGCCGCATCCGGTGCGTTGAACGTCGCGTCGATCTCGTCGGTGTTTGGTAAATACCACTACAAGCCCTTGGCGCGCCTGTCTGCCGTCTCTTCATTGGCCTTGCTGGCTGGCGGTTTGATGGTTCTGGTGCTCGATCTCGGCCGCCCCGATCGTTTGATCGTGGCGATGACCCACTATAATTTCAAGTCCATCTTCGCCTGGAACATCATTCTCTATAACGGGTTCTTCGTCATCGTGGCGGCATACCTGTGGATGATGATGGAACGGCGCATGGTGCCCCATTCCAAGAAAGCCGGTTTGTTTGCTTTCGTGTGGCGCTTGATCCTGACCACCGGTACCGGCTCGATCTTCGGTTTCCTGGTCGCCCGTCCGGGTTATGACGCCGCCATCATGGCGCCGCTGTTCATCGCCTTGTCCTTTGCCTTTGGTCTCGCCTTCTTCATCATTTTGGTGTCGGTGGCGTATAAGTCATCGGGCCGTCCTTTGGGCGACCTGATCTTGTTCAAGATGCGCAACTTGTTGGGCGTATTCGTCGCAGCGGCGTTCTACTTCACCGTGGTGCAACACTTGACCAACTTGTATGCAGCCGAACACGGCGGTGTTGAATCTTTCATCTTGATGGATGGCGGTATTTACACCTTCTTGTTCTGGGTGGTGCAGATCGGCCTGGGTACCGTTTTCCCGCTGGCGTTGCTGTTTAACCCGGCCACCGGTCGAACCTGTCAGGGCATCGTGATCGCCTCGATCTTGGTGATCATCGGCGGTTTGGCGCAGATGTATATCATCATCATCGGCGGCCAGGCGTTCCCGCTGCAGCTGTTCCCAGGCATGGAAGTTTCATCAAGCTTCTTCGATGGCGCGATCCACCCTTACACCCCGAGCCATTGGGAAGTAATGCTTGGCTTGAGCGGCTTTGCCGTGACGGTCTTGATCATTGCGGTGGCGGTCAAGTACCTGCCGTTGCTGCCGACCAGCTTGTCCGACGCCAAGGTCGATCCGCATCACGCGTCCGACGACGCCTAA
- the dsrK gene encoding sulfate reduction electron transfer complex DsrMKJOP subunit DsrK: protein MADQKFETPAFREFRDNPAIQDGAMDHSQPFIAKPEHNEPLGFPGELVDNWEEKAVEKLGDLLEKNRALRVYLDSCVKCGACTDKCHYFLGTGDPKNMPVARQDLLRSLYRRHFTLAGKIAPGLVGAKDMNKEMLDDWYKYFHQCSQCRRCSVFCPYGIDTAEISMAARDIMDHIGVGQKYSNEILAKVHVIGNNLGLPEPALVDTLEGLEEDVLDDTDVEVKFPLDVHGADVLLVTPSADFFAEPHVDGLIGYAKVFHQAGISWTLSSYASEAANFAMFIGSYEQMHKVANRIRKAALDLGVKRIVFGECGHAWRVAYSFLNTLAGPWDFLDPKYPVPQHILEVTHGLIQSGGIVLDPEANDDKVLTFHDSCNVARASRMGDMEGGQFIIPRAVIQASVNRFVEMDPQTTHEKTFCCGGGGGLLTDDLMELRVKGALPRMEALKDVVENHGVTHMAAICAICKSQFTKVMPYYGFSMDMIVSVHQLVSEAIQLGAKE from the coding sequence GTGGCAGACCAAAAATTCGAAACCCCGGCGTTCCGTGAGTTCAGGGACAATCCCGCCATTCAAGACGGCGCGATGGACCACTCGCAGCCGTTCATCGCCAAGCCGGAGCATAACGAGCCCCTCGGCTTCCCCGGTGAATTGGTGGACAACTGGGAAGAAAAGGCCGTCGAAAAGCTCGGCGATCTGCTCGAAAAGAACCGTGCCCTGCGCGTGTATCTCGACAGCTGCGTGAAATGCGGCGCGTGTACCGATAAGTGCCACTACTTCCTCGGCACCGGCGACCCCAAAAACATGCCGGTTGCGCGTCAGGATCTGCTGCGTTCTCTGTATCGCCGCCACTTCACCCTGGCCGGCAAGATCGCACCGGGCCTGGTCGGCGCGAAAGACATGAACAAGGAGATGCTGGACGACTGGTACAAATACTTCCACCAGTGTTCCCAGTGCCGCCGTTGCTCGGTGTTCTGCCCCTACGGCATCGACACCGCCGAAATTTCCATGGCCGCCCGCGACATCATGGACCACATCGGCGTCGGCCAAAAATATTCCAACGAAATTCTCGCCAAGGTTCACGTCATCGGCAACAACCTCGGCCTGCCGGAACCGGCACTGGTCGACACCTTGGAAGGCCTTGAAGAAGACGTCCTCGACGACACCGATGTCGAGGTCAAATTCCCGCTCGACGTTCACGGCGCCGACGTGCTGCTGGTGACCCCGTCGGCCGACTTCTTCGCCGAGCCCCATGTGGACGGCCTGATCGGTTACGCCAAGGTCTTCCACCAAGCGGGCATCAGCTGGACGCTGTCGTCGTACGCATCGGAAGCGGCCAACTTCGCCATGTTCATCGGTTCGTACGAACAGATGCACAAGGTCGCCAACCGCATCCGCAAGGCCGCGTTGGATCTGGGCGTCAAGCGCATCGTATTCGGTGAATGCGGCCATGCCTGGCGCGTCGCGTATTCGTTCTTGAACACCTTGGCCGGTCCGTGGGACTTCCTCGATCCCAAGTACCCGGTGCCTCAACACATCCTCGAGGTCACCCATGGCTTGATCCAGTCGGGCGGCATCGTGCTCGACCCGGAAGCCAACGATGACAAGGTGTTGACCTTCCACGACAGCTGCAACGTGGCCCGCGCCTCGCGCATGGGCGACATGGAAGGCGGTCAATTCATCATCCCGCGCGCCGTTATTCAGGCCAGCGTGAACAGGTTCGTCGAAATGGACCCGCAAACCACGCATGAGAAAACCTTCTGTTGCGGCGGTGGCGGCGGTTTGTTGACCGACGATTTGATGGAGCTTCGCGTCAAGGGTGCGCTGCCGCGTATGGAAGCGCTCAAGGACGTTGTTGAGAACCATGGCGTCACGCACATGGCCGCAATCTGCGCCATTTGTAAGAGCCAATTCACCAAGGTGATGCCGTATTACGGTTTCTCCATGGACATGATTGTGAGTGTGCACCAGCTGGTCAGCGAAGCGATCCAGCTCGGCGCTAAGGAATAA
- the cobA gene encoding uroporphyrinogen-III C-methyltransferase, which produces MSKVKTKSDNVSVFIVGAGPGDPGLLTLKAAACLKKADVVVYDRLVSDEILDMVPDACEKIFAGKAARDHFMPQDEINQTLVDLARQDKTVVRLKGGDPFIFGRGSEEAMFLAEHNIDFEIVPGITASAGCGAYAGIPLTHRGYVTGVRFVTGHCQEGKHLDLNWKSMADPDTTLVIYMGLINVQKISDELIKAGLPADMPAAGIERGTTEEQRTILTTLEKLPACIERAELKAPSLLIIGKVVDLSNTIAWHTQAHQCLLEDDQASGPSNG; this is translated from the coding sequence TTGAGCAAGGTAAAAACCAAATCGGATAACGTCAGTGTGTTTATCGTCGGCGCCGGTCCCGGCGATCCCGGCCTGTTGACGCTGAAAGCCGCTGCGTGCCTGAAAAAGGCCGATGTGGTGGTATACGACCGCCTGGTATCGGACGAAATCTTGGACATGGTTCCCGACGCTTGCGAAAAGATCTTCGCCGGCAAGGCGGCGCGCGACCATTTCATGCCGCAAGACGAAATCAACCAGACCCTGGTCGATCTCGCCCGTCAGGACAAGACCGTGGTGCGCCTCAAGGGCGGCGATCCGTTCATTTTCGGGCGCGGCAGTGAAGAAGCCATGTTCCTGGCCGAACACAACATCGACTTTGAAATCGTGCCCGGCATCACCGCATCGGCGGGCTGCGGCGCGTACGCGGGCATTCCGCTGACCCATCGCGGCTACGTCACCGGCGTACGCTTCGTCACCGGCCACTGCCAAGAAGGCAAGCACCTCGATCTCAACTGGAAAAGCATGGCCGATCCCGACACCACGTTGGTGATCTACATGGGCTTGATCAACGTGCAAAAGATTTCCGACGAATTGATCAAGGCCGGCTTGCCCGCCGACATGCCCGCCGCCGGGATCGAACGCGGCACCACCGAAGAGCAGCGCACCATTCTCACCACCTTGGAAAAACTGCCCGCATGCATCGAACGCGCCGAACTGAAAGCCCCGTCGTTGCTGATCATCGGCAAAGTGGTCGATCTGTCGAACACCATCGCTTGGCACACCCAGGCGCACCAATGCCTGTTGGAAGACGATCAGGCTTCTGGTCCCTCGAATGGCTAA
- a CDS encoding glycosyl transferase family protein — protein MSTEHPFAQYIRIIGRGPNLSRPLDEEEMYDAAKLIVSGDVEPLQLGAFLCILRMRTEVPGEGAGFVRAVRDTITVPANAPVVDVDWASYSGKKRQLPWYLLSAMLLAQNGITICMQGTEGHTEGRLFSSEALTALGIPLAGSMEEAAEQIRATNFAYLPLRNFVPRLQEIIELKPILGVRSPVNTFARMINPFNAAHEMQTVFHPNYRDIHRDTAELLGQKHMAVFKGEGGEAERRPHKPVVVQYLHDGIKSEEQWPALIEESAFYKDETMDITRLPKIWYGDETDVYGEAAVIGTAAYVLRIMGRASSPEEAVDHARNLWNTRNRAQMFRAA, from the coding sequence ATGAGCACCGAGCATCCTTTTGCCCAGTACATCCGCATCATCGGCCGTGGCCCCAACCTGTCGCGGCCGTTGGACGAAGAAGAAATGTACGACGCCGCGAAACTGATTGTTTCCGGCGACGTCGAACCGCTGCAGCTAGGCGCGTTCTTGTGCATCTTGCGCATGCGCACCGAAGTTCCGGGCGAAGGCGCCGGTTTCGTGCGCGCCGTGCGCGACACCATCACCGTGCCGGCCAACGCCCCGGTGGTCGATGTCGACTGGGCATCGTACTCGGGCAAAAAGCGTCAATTGCCGTGGTATCTGCTGTCGGCGATGCTGTTGGCGCAAAACGGCATCACCATCTGCATGCAAGGCACCGAAGGCCACACCGAAGGCCGCCTGTTTTCCAGCGAAGCGCTCACCGCCCTGGGCATCCCCCTCGCGGGCTCCATGGAAGAAGCCGCCGAGCAAATCCGCGCCACCAATTTCGCCTATCTGCCGCTGCGTAATTTCGTGCCGCGCCTGCAAGAGATCATCGAGTTGAAGCCGATCCTCGGCGTGCGCTCGCCGGTCAACACCTTCGCGCGCATGATCAACCCGTTCAACGCCGCGCATGAAATGCAGACCGTGTTCCACCCCAACTACCGCGACATCCACCGCGACACGGCCGAATTGTTGGGCCAAAAACACATGGCGGTGTTCAAGGGCGAAGGCGGCGAAGCCGAACGCCGTCCGCACAAGCCGGTGGTGGTGCAATACCTGCACGACGGCATCAAATCCGAAGAGCAATGGCCCGCCTTGATCGAGGAAAGCGCCTTCTACAAAGACGAGACCATGGACATCACGCGCCTGCCGAAGATCTGGTATGGCGACGAGACCGACGTCTACGGCGAAGCCGCCGTGATCGGCACCGCCGCCTATGTGCTGCGCATCATGGGCCGCGCATCAAGCCCCGAAGAAGCCGTCGATCACGCCCGCAACCTGTGGAATACGCGCAACCGCGCGCAAATGTTCCGGGCCGCATAA
- the dsrO gene encoding sulfate reduction electron transfer complex DsrMKJOP subunit DsrO yields the protein MTDTSRNSVGMNAVDTSRRNLLKGGAAAAVITLAPGVTLQTVQAAVTGPATSAKRWGMLVDANAPEGVWDLAIDACKAEQGWGKDEKDANPATDPQWIRKVSIKDPKTGAKASLPVMCQHCANPPCVDVCPTGASMKRADGIVLVDKHICIGCRYCMMACPYSCRSFVHEDAHGQRPHMPRGKGTVEACTMCVHRVDKGQKPACVEALNKAGSNAIMFGDLNDPNSEISRAVSKYVTQRIRADLGVEPGVHYRGI from the coding sequence ATGACGGACACGTCTCGTAATTCCGTAGGCATGAACGCTGTTGATACGTCCCGCCGCAACCTGCTCAAGGGCGGTGCAGCGGCTGCCGTCATCACCCTGGCACCGGGCGTAACGCTGCAAACGGTGCAAGCCGCCGTGACCGGGCCGGCTACCTCGGCCAAGCGCTGGGGCATGCTGGTCGACGCCAACGCGCCGGAAGGCGTGTGGGATTTGGCGATCGATGCCTGTAAAGCCGAACAGGGCTGGGGTAAAGACGAAAAAGACGCCAACCCGGCGACCGATCCGCAATGGATCCGCAAGGTTTCCATCAAAGACCCCAAGACCGGCGCCAAAGCCAGTTTGCCGGTCATGTGTCAGCACTGCGCCAACCCGCCGTGCGTCGACGTGTGCCCCACCGGCGCGTCGATGAAACGCGCCGATGGTATCGTTTTGGTCGACAAGCACATCTGCATCGGCTGTCGCTACTGCATGATGGCGTGCCCCTACTCCTGCCGTTCGTTCGTGCACGAAGACGCACACGGGCAACGTCCGCACATGCCGCGCGGCAAAGGCACCGTCGAAGCCTGCACCATGTGCGTGCACCGCGTCGACAAGGGTCAAAAACCCGCGTGTGTCGAGGCGCTAAACAAAGCTGGCTCCAACGCCATCATGTTTGGTGATCTCAACGATCCGAATTCCGAAATTTCGCGTGCTGTATCCAAGTACGTGACGCAACGCATCCGCGCCGACCTCGGCGTCGAGCCTGGCGTCCATTACCGGGGGATTTAA
- a CDS encoding cobyrinate a,c-diamide synthase → MGHVLISAAHKSSGKTMVTTGLVRALALRGRTVATFKKGPDYIDPKWLGEAAGRPCYNLDFHTQSDDEIKALFATHASRADITIIEGNKGLHDGVDVEGSNSNAALAKMLNAPVILVVDASGITRGIAPLLKGYEVFDTSITIAGVILNKVMGPRHEEKLIAAVERYTNIPVLGSIRRNAKLGVDERHIGLIPSNEHPAARARIDTLAEEIAAQVDLDRIEAIAAQVPTPIPAPQSDAPLARPDVRIAVAKDPAFGFYYADDLDALKKSGAQLVYFNALNDVYLPTCDGLFLGGGFPETQMKKLEANKTLRARIKAAIEAGLPTYAECGGLMYLSRSISWHEDTHQMVGVIPADSTMHARPQGRGYVHLRPTDAHPWNGTDNACTFEGDYIPAHEFHHSRLENIDADLTFAFEVLRGQGVDGHHDGIVMHNMVAGYAHLRSTSRCRWAEAFTAFVRQKKQQRGRAASPAQIAG, encoded by the coding sequence ATGGGCCACGTGCTGATTTCCGCCGCGCACAAGTCTTCGGGCAAAACCATGGTCACGACCGGGTTGGTCCGGGCCTTGGCGCTGCGCGGACGCACCGTGGCGACCTTCAAAAAAGGCCCCGATTACATCGATCCCAAGTGGCTGGGCGAGGCGGCGGGCCGACCGTGCTACAACCTCGACTTCCACACCCAGTCGGATGATGAGATCAAGGCCCTGTTCGCCACACATGCGAGCCGCGCCGACATCACCATCATCGAAGGCAACAAGGGCCTACACGACGGCGTCGACGTGGAGGGCTCCAATTCCAACGCCGCGCTGGCAAAGATGTTGAACGCCCCGGTGATTTTGGTGGTCGACGCGTCGGGCATCACCCGCGGCATCGCACCGTTGCTCAAGGGGTACGAGGTGTTTGACACCTCCATCACCATCGCCGGCGTGATCTTGAACAAGGTCATGGGGCCGCGTCACGAAGAAAAGCTCATCGCCGCGGTTGAGCGCTACACCAATATTCCGGTGCTCGGCTCGATCCGGCGCAACGCCAAGCTGGGCGTGGACGAGCGCCACATCGGCCTGATCCCCAGCAACGAACACCCGGCTGCCCGCGCGCGCATCGACACCTTGGCCGAAGAGATCGCCGCCCAAGTAGATCTCGACCGTATCGAGGCCATTGCCGCCCAAGTCCCCACGCCCATACCTGCGCCGCAATCCGATGCGCCGCTTGCGCGCCCCGATGTGCGTATTGCCGTCGCCAAGGACCCGGCGTTCGGTTTCTATTATGCCGACGATCTCGATGCCCTGAAGAAATCGGGGGCGCAATTGGTCTATTTCAATGCGCTGAACGACGTCTATCTGCCCACCTGCGACGGCCTGTTTTTGGGCGGAGGCTTTCCCGAAACCCAGATGAAAAAGCTGGAAGCCAACAAGACCCTGCGCGCCCGCATCAAGGCCGCGATCGAAGCCGGTCTGCCGACCTATGCGGAATGCGGCGGGTTGATGTATCTGTCGCGATCCATTTCGTGGCACGAAGACACCCATCAGATGGTCGGCGTGATCCCCGCCGACAGCACCATGCACGCCCGTCCGCAAGGCCGTGGATACGTGCATTTGCGCCCCACGGACGCCCATCCGTGGAACGGCACCGATAACGCCTGCACGTTTGAAGGCGATTACATCCCCGCCCACGAATTTCACCATTCACGGCTTGAAAATATCGATGCAGACCTCACATTCGCATTCGAGGTCTTGCGCGGCCAAGGCGTCGATGGGCACCATGACGGGATCGTCATGCACAACATGGTGGCAGGCTATGCGCATTTGCGCTCAACCAGTCGCTGCCGTTGGGCGGAGGCTTTCACCGCCTTCGTGCGACAGAAGAAACAACAACGTGGCCGCGCCGCTTCCCCGGCGCAAATCGCCGGTTAA
- a CDS encoding Hdr-like menaquinol oxidoreductase cytochrome c subunit, with protein sequence MAAPAHAGEVPVPKPAKAFKGEQCVEPTDVMRRNHFEFLKHQRDETLREGIRGNKYSLNECIDCHAVTSPDVAGGKVRTLKPFCAECHTYAAVSIDCFQCHTGAAQPGMGKQSALPADHADKALIAALEKHLDKGAKQ encoded by the coding sequence ATGGCCGCTCCCGCCCATGCCGGCGAAGTGCCTGTGCCGAAACCGGCCAAGGCCTTCAAGGGTGAGCAATGCGTCGAACCCACAGACGTGATGCGCCGTAATCATTTTGAGTTCCTTAAACACCAGCGCGATGAAACGCTGCGCGAAGGTATTCGCGGCAACAAGTACAGCTTGAACGAATGCATCGATTGCCACGCGGTGACGTCTCCCGACGTCGCGGGCGGCAAGGTGCGCACGCTCAAGCCGTTCTGTGCGGAGTGCCACACCTACGCAGCCGTTTCCATCGACTGTTTCCAATGCCACACCGGCGCAGCCCAGCCGGGCATGGGCAAACAGTCCGCCCTGCCCGCCGACCATGCCGACAAGGCGCTGATCGCGGCCCTGGAAAAACATCTCGACAAGGGGGCCAAACAATGA